The stretch of DNA TCACGCTGCGTGCGGCGGCCTCGGCCCGGTCCCGTTTCCCCGGCGGGGCGCGGCTGGTGGAGTTGTCCTCGGTACGCGACCCGGCACTGGTCGAGTACGCCGTCGCCGACGCCGCGGGGCTGCTGGACCAGACTCTTCGCCCGCCGCGCGAGGCACTGCTCGACCACCTCACGGGGCAGTCCACCCTCCTTCTCCTCGACGGGTACGAGCACGTGCTGGAGGAATGCGCGGCTCTCGTGCGCGACCTGCTCCGCCGGGTCCCGGGCCTGGTCGTGCTCGCGGCGGGCAGGAGGCCGCTCACGGTGGCGGGCGAGCGGGTGCTGCATCTGGCGCCGCTGCCGGTGGCGGACGCCGCGGCGCTTCTCGCCGACCGGGCCGCCGCCTGCCTGCCGGGCTTCGCCCTCCATGAGGGGAACCGCGCGACCGTTCACCATCTGTGCGAGCGTCTCGACCGGCTGCCGCTCGCCGTGGAACTGGCGGCCGGGCGGCTGCGGGCACTGTCGCCCGCGCAGTTGCTCGCCCGCCTGGACGACGGCTTCGATCTCCTGACCGGAGGGACCCCCAGGACGCCGGAACGCCACAGGAGTCTGCACACTGCTGTCGGCTTCAGCCACGAGTTGTGCTCCCCGCGGGAGCGGCTGCTGTGGGCGCGGCTGACGGTGTTCGCCGGCCCCTTCGAGCTGGAGGCCGCCGAGTACATCTGCGGCGGCGACGAGCTGCCCGCCGAGTCGATCCTCGACGTGCTCGACGAACTGCTCGCGCAGTCGGTGGTGTCCCGCGAGGAGACGCCGACCGGGGTCCGCTACCGGATGCTGGACACCGTGCGGGCCTACGGCGCCCGGTGGCTCACCGCGGTGGGCGACGCCACGCGGATGCGCCGCAGGCACCGTGACTGGTACACGGGGCTCGCCACCTGGTGCGAGCTCGACTGGTTCTCGCCGCGCCAGGCGGAGGTGGCGGCCCGTCTTGAGAGCGAACTGGCCGATGTGCGCGCGGCACTTGAGTACTCGCTGACCGAACCGGGCGAGGAGCGGCTCGGTCAGTATCTGGCGGGCACCCTCTGGTTCTACTGGGTCGGCTGCGGCCGTCTGGCGGAGGGCAGGCACTGGCTGGAGCGGGGCGTGGAGCTGACCGACGGGCACGCGGAGTCCCGTCTCAAGTGCCTCTGGGTACTCGGATATGTGGCCGTGCTCCAGGGGGACACGGTGGGCGCGCTGCGCGCTCTCCAGGAGTGCGCGGACGAGGCGGAGCGGGTGGGCAGCGCCACGGCGGCCGCCTACGCCGAGCACCGCACGGGATGTGTGGCGCTGCTGAACGACGATCCCGAGCACGCCGAGGAGTTGCTGAGTTCGGCGCTGGAGAGCTACCGGCGGCTGGGCGAGCTGAACAGCAATGTGCTGATGGGCCAGGTGGAGCTGGCGATGGCGCTGGCGTTCCAGGGCGAACTCGACGAAGCGGTGAGGCTCTGCGAGGAGGTCAGGGAGGTCTGCGAGGACCACGGCGAACTCTGGGCTCTGGCCTACGCGCTCTACGTGCTCGGCTTCGCCGCCTGGACCCGCGGCGATCTCACCGAGGCGCGCGCCCTGGTACAGCGCTGCCTCGCCCTCGACCATGCCTTCCACGATCTGCTCGGCTCGGTGCTCGCGATGGAGCTGCTCGCCTTGTTCGTCGTGTCGGAGGGCGACGCGGTGGAGGCCGCGGTGCTCCAGGGGGCGGCGGGGCGGATGTGGGGTTCGGTCGGGCTGCCGCTCTTCGGTTCGGCCAACTTCGGCGCGCCGCACCGCGCCTGCGAGACACGGGCCCGCGCGGCGCTGGGTACGGCGCGGTACGAGGAGGCCGTGCGGGAGGGCGCGCTGCTGGCCCCGAACGTGGCCGTGACACGGGCCCTCACCCTCGCGGGGGCGCCCGCGGGGCCGTCGGAGGACGGGGCCGAGGAGACCAGGGACACACGTGAGCCCGCCGCTTCCCGCCCGGTGAGGGGCGGGGAGGCGGCGGGCTGAGTGCGCGCTACGGCCGGATCAGCCGGTGATCAGCGGGCGTAGTACTCGACGACGAGCTGCTCGTCGCAGATGACCGGGATTTCCTTGCGGTTCGGGTCACGGTCCAGGCGGAACGCCAGCGCCTTCAGGTTGACCTGGAGGTAGCGCGGGGTCTCACCGTCGGTGTCGTAACCACCCTCGCGGGCAACCTGGAAGGGGACCTTCTCGCGGCTGCGCTCGCGGACCATCACCACGTCGTCGGGACGGACACGGAAGGAGGGCTTGTCGACCTTCTGGCCGTTGACCTCGATGTGACCGTGCACGACCATCTGGCGGGCCTGGTAGATGGTGCGGGCGATGCCCGAACGCAGAACCAGGGCGTCGAGACGACGCTCCAGCTCGATGACCAGCGCCTCGCCGGTCTTGCCGCCGGCCTTGCGGGCGCGGTCGTAGGCACGCGCCATCTGGCGCTCGCTGATGTCGTACTGGGCGCGCAGACGCTGCTTCTCCAGCAGACGGACCTTGTAGTCACTGTTCTGCTTGCGTCCACGGCCGTGCTCGCCCGGCGGGTAGGGGCGGGCCTCGAAGTACTTGACGGCCTTCGGCGTCAGTGCGATACCGAGCGCACGGGACTTCTTGACCTTGGGACGCGACTGGTTAGGCACGTTCTCCAGACCTCCGTTGTAGGTTAGGTTAGGCTCACCTTACTCAAAGGAGATCGCATGTCTCGCCCTGGGAACACCACACGCATCACAGACAGCACAGACAGCCACGGCGCGCGAGGCGACGAGTCGACGGAGGTCCGATCAGCTCATGGTCAGCCGCGTCCCCGTCATATCGACGGCGGGCTTGAAATCGCCCGGATGCCGTCAGCAGCCGAGCGCACACGAACTCTCGTACAGAGTACATGCTCGTCAGTGCTGCTCGTCCCCGGGCTGAACGGCGCCCCCGTCCACCAGCTGATGCCCGAGGCGCGGTCCGTGGGTGCCGACGGCGATCTCCATCTGACGTTCGCCGCCGACTCACCCGTCGTACGGGCCGCCTCACGCGCCAAGGACGACGAACTCTCCGCCGTGCTTGAGCTCACCGATGTCGCGCCCGTCTCCGTACCGCACCGCATCCGGGGCAGGGCCTGGCTCTCCGGGTGGCTCACCCGCCTGCCCGACGACGCTCCCGAGAGCCGGGCGGTGGCCGGGCCCGCCGGTGTCCTCGGCCCCTCGGAGTGGGCGACGCTCCGCCTGGAGACGGGTGACATCAGCGTCGACGACCTGTGGGGGACGGAGCAGGTCGAGGCGGAGGAGTTCGCCACCGCGGCCGCCGATCCCCTGGTCGAGTACGAGGCGGAGCTGCTCCAGCACCTGCACACGGGCCACTCGGCCGAGGTGCAGCGGCTGCGGGAACTGCTCGGGACCCGTGAGGAGGCGGCCGGCTCACTCGCCGTACCCGTCGCCCTCGACCGGTTCGGGCTGCGGGTGCGGTTCACCGGCGTCCAGTGCTTCGATGCCCGCTTCGACTTCCCCGAGCCCGTGCGGGACGTGCACGGACTGCGCCGGGCGATGCACATCCTCTTCGACGCGGTCTCCCGCTGAGGCTGCTGGGAACTCCGTGACTCAGCCGTCTCCGCGCAGCCGTTCGCGCACCTTGTCCACCACATCCGCGTAGCGTGCCTCCGCGCCGTACCGCGTGGGCGTGTAGTACCGCTTGTCCTTGACCTCGTCCGGTGCGTACTGCTGGGCGGCGATCGCGCCCGGGACATCGTGCGGGTAGACATAGCCCTGGGCGTGGCCGAGCTTGGCCGCGCCCTTGTAATGGCCGTCGCGGATGTGGGGCGGCACGGACCCCGCCAGTCCCTTGCGTACGTCTTCGAGGGCGGCGCCGATGGCGGTGGTCGCCGCGTTGGACTTGGGCGCGAGCGCGAGCGCGATGGTGGCGTGGCTGAGGGTGAGGGCGGCCTCGGGGAAGCCGATCATGGCGACGGCCTGGGCCGCGGCGACCGCGGTGGGCAGCGCCGTCGGGTCGGCGAGGCCGATGTCCTCGCTGGCCGAGATCATCAGCCTGCGCGCGATGAAACGCGGGTCCTCGCCCGCCTCGATCATCCGCGCCAGATAGTGCAGTGCCGCGTCGACGTCCGAGCCCCGGATCGACTTGATCAGCGCGCTCGCCACGTCGTAGTGCTGGTCGCCGTCCCTGTCGTACTTCACCGCCGCGCGGTCGACCGACTCCTCCAGCGTCCGGAGGGTGATCTCCGTCTCCCGCTGGGCGAGTGCCGATCCCGCTCCGGCCTCCAGGGCGGTCAGGGCACGTCGGGCGTCACCTCCCGCGATGCGCAGGAGGTGGGCCTCCGCGTCCTCGGGAAGGGTGAGCGAACCGCCGAGCCCCCGCTCGTCGGTGACCGCCCTGCGCAACAGTCCCCGCAGGTCCTCGTCGGTGAGCGGCTCCAGGGTCAGCAGCAGCGAGCGGGAGAGCAGGGGCGAGATGATCGAGAAGTACGGATTCTCGGTGGTGGCCGCGATGAGCGTCACCCAGCGGTTCTCCACGGCGGGCAGCAGGGAGTCCTGCTGGGCCTTGCTGAAGCGGTGGATCTCGTCCAGGAAGAGGACCGTCTCCTTGCCGTAGCCACCGGTGGCCCTGCGGGCTCCGTCGATGACGGCCCGCACCTCCTTGACGCCCGCGGTGATCGCGGAGAGCTCCACGAACCGCTTGTTGGTGGCCTTGCTCACCACGTAGGCGAGGGTGGTCTTGCCGGTGCCCGGCGGTCCCCACAGGATCACCGACGAGGGCCCGGCGGGGCCGCCCCCGCCCTCCCCCACCAGTCGGCGCAGCGGCGACCCGGGTTTGAGCAGGTGTTGCTGGCCGACGACCTCGTCGAGGACGCGCGGGCGCATCCGGACGGCCAGGGGGCTGCTTGCCGGGTCCTTCTCCTGGCGCTCTTCTGCGGCGGCGGTGAACAGATCAGGTTCCACGCGTGAAGCCTATGCCACCCCGCTGACAGCGACTCCTGCGCTGGTCACCGCCGCCGTACATCGCCGCGCTCAGCTCGTCCAGAAGTCCCACCAGCGGGTCAGCACGAGCATGCCGATGATGCCGATGTGCAGGACGGGCAGGACCCAGGTGAACTCGGCGAAGAGGCCACGGACCCAGGAGGGGGCGGGCAGGAAGCGGTGGCGCACGTTGTGCGCGGTCACGTACCAGAACATGATGATCGTGGCGACCCACGCCAGGGAGCACCACAGGCACAACGCGTTGATGCGGTAGAGCGACTGGAACTGGAGCCAGGTGCAGAAGCCGACACCGAAGAGCGTGCCGAAGTTGAAGGTCAGCCAGTACCACCGCGGGAAGCGGGCACGGCCGAGCAGGCTCATCCCGACGCAGATCACCACGGCGTAGGTGGCGATCCCCAGCATCGGGTTGGGGAAACCGAGGACGGCGGCCTGGTCGCTCTTCATGACGCTGCCGCACGACACGACGGGGTTGAGGCTGCACCCGGGGGTGAAGTTGGGGTCCTCCAGGAGCTTGAACTTGTCGAGCGTGATGACCCACGCGGCGAGCAGTCCGGCCGCGCCGGTGATCACCAGCATGAGGGCGAACACCCGCCCGCCGCCCACCGTGTGTGGCGCGCTCTCCGGTTCCTCGTGGTCGTTGGAGGGGCTGTCCGTCACTGCTGTCGAGTTGGTCATCACGTCGTTCCGTCGCAGGAGTCGTCACCGGTCGTGGCCGCGGCGGCGTCGCACGCGCTTGAGCGGGGCGGGCGGACGGGGCCGCGGGGCCCGGTCATTCTGCCCCACTCCTCTGTGGATCCGGTGTTCGAAAGGGATAAGCACGTGCGCCCGGACGGTATCGGCCGAGGCCGGGACAGCGGTGGAACCGCTGTCCCGGGACGGTTCCCGGCGGACCGTTTTCCCTGCCGTCGCGGGACCGGAACCGCCCGCCAGGACGAATTCCGAGTCGCGATGTTGACGGTTCAGCCCTGGGCCGCGAGCCGCCGCTGGATCTCGGGAACGATCTCCGCCACGGGCACCTCGGTCTGCTCTCCGGACTCCAGGTCCTTGAGCTGGGCCTTGCCCTCGGCCAGATCACGTTCACCGGCGATCAGGGCGAGCCGCGCGCCCGAACGGTTGGCGCTCTTCATGGCGCCCTTCAGGCCACGGCCGCCGAAGGCGAAGTCCGTGGCCACCCCGGCCTCGCGCAGTGCGGTGACGGCGGCGAAGAGCACCCCGCGGGCCTCGTCGCCGAGCGGGACGGCGTACACGCTGGTCGTGGCGGGCAGCTCCAGGCGCACGCCCTCCGCCTCCAGAGCGAGCACGGTGCGGTCCACGCCGAGGGCCCAGCCGACCGAGGGCAGCGCGGGGCCGCCCAGCATCTCGGAGAGGCCGTCGTAGCGTCCGCCGCCGCCGACCGCCGACTGGGAGCCCAGACCGTCATGGACGAACTCGAAGGTCGTACGGGTGTAGTAGTCGAGGCCGCGCACCAGCTTCGGGTCGTCCTCGAACCGCACGCCCGCCGCAGTCAGCAGCTCACGGACCTGCTCGTGGTAGGCCTTGCACGCCTCGCACAGGTGGTCAGGCATCAGCGGGGCGCCGACGAGCTGCTTCCGCACCTCGTCCCGCTTGTCGTCGAGGACGCGCAGCGGGTTGAGCTCGATCCTGCGTCGGGTCTCCTCGTCCAGGTCGAGCCCGCGCAGGAACTCCTGGAGGGCGGCGCGGTAGACGGGCCGACAGGTGCGGTCCCCGAGGGAGTTCAGCAGGATCCGGTGGCCGGTGAGACCGAGCGAACGGTACGCCTGGTCGGCGAGGATGATCAGCTCCGCGTCGAGAGCCGGGTCCTCCGCGCCGATGGCCTCGGCACCGACCTGCGAGAAGTGCCGGTAACGGCCCTTCTGGGGACGCTCGTAGCGGTACTGCGAGCCCGAATACCAGACCTTGACGGGAAGGTTGCCGCTCTTGTGGAGATTGGCCTCCAGTACGGCGCGCAGCACGGACGCGGTGCTCTCGGGGCGCAGGGCGAGCT from Streptomyces tsukubensis encodes:
- a CDS encoding ATP-binding protein, with the protein product MRRFFHPDEAPDGAPAPLSWSGALPLELDSFFGRSEESAALAGMLERARLVTVTGAGGVGKSRLTLRAAASARSRFPGGARLVELSSVRDPALVEYAVADAAGLLDQTLRPPREALLDHLTGQSTLLLLDGYEHVLEECAALVRDLLRRVPGLVVLAAGRRPLTVAGERVLHLAPLPVADAAALLADRAAACLPGFALHEGNRATVHHLCERLDRLPLAVELAAGRLRALSPAQLLARLDDGFDLLTGGTPRTPERHRSLHTAVGFSHELCSPRERLLWARLTVFAGPFELEAAEYICGGDELPAESILDVLDELLAQSVVSREETPTGVRYRMLDTVRAYGARWLTAVGDATRMRRRHRDWYTGLATWCELDWFSPRQAEVAARLESELADVRAALEYSLTEPGEERLGQYLAGTLWFYWVGCGRLAEGRHWLERGVELTDGHAESRLKCLWVLGYVAVLQGDTVGALRALQECADEAERVGSATAAAYAEHRTGCVALLNDDPEHAEELLSSALESYRRLGELNSNVLMGQVELAMALAFQGELDEAVRLCEEVREVCEDHGELWALAYALYVLGFAAWTRGDLTEARALVQRCLALDHAFHDLLGSVLAMELLALFVVSEGDAVEAAVLQGAAGRMWGSVGLPLFGSANFGAPHRACETRARAALGTARYEEAVREGALLAPNVAVTRALTLAGAPAGPSEDGAEETRDTREPAASRPVRGGEAAG
- a CDS encoding vitamin K epoxide reductase family protein, with the translated sequence MTNSTAVTDSPSNDHEEPESAPHTVGGGRVFALMLVITGAAGLLAAWVITLDKFKLLEDPNFTPGCSLNPVVSCGSVMKSDQAAVLGFPNPMLGIATYAVVICVGMSLLGRARFPRWYWLTFNFGTLFGVGFCTWLQFQSLYRINALCLWCSLAWVATIIMFWYVTAHNVRHRFLPAPSWVRGLFAEFTWVLPVLHIGIIGMLVLTRWWDFWTS
- the rpsD gene encoding 30S ribosomal protein S4, which produces MPNQSRPKVKKSRALGIALTPKAVKYFEARPYPPGEHGRGRKQNSDYKVRLLEKQRLRAQYDISERQMARAYDRARKAGGKTGEALVIELERRLDALVLRSGIARTIYQARQMVVHGHIEVNGQKVDKPSFRVRPDDVVMVRERSREKVPFQVAREGGYDTDGETPRYLQVNLKALAFRLDRDPNRKEIPVICDEQLVVEYYAR
- the hisS gene encoding histidine--tRNA ligase translates to MSTFKAPKGTYDLLPPDSARFLAVREAIATPLRNAGYGYIETPGFESVELFARGVGESTDIVSKEMYSFTTKGGDQLALRPESTASVLRAVLEANLHKSGNLPVKVWYSGSQYRYERPQKGRYRHFSQVGAEAIGAEDPALDAELIILADQAYRSLGLTGHRILLNSLGDRTCRPVYRAALQEFLRGLDLDEETRRRIELNPLRVLDDKRDEVRKQLVGAPLMPDHLCEACKAYHEQVRELLTAAGVRFEDDPKLVRGLDYYTRTTFEFVHDGLGSQSAVGGGGRYDGLSEMLGGPALPSVGWALGVDRTVLALEAEGVRLELPATTSVYAVPLGDEARGVLFAAVTALREAGVATDFAFGGRGLKGAMKSANRSGARLALIAGERDLAEGKAQLKDLESGEQTEVPVAEIVPEIQRRLAAQG
- a CDS encoding replication-associated recombination protein A; its protein translation is MEPDLFTAAAEERQEKDPASSPLAVRMRPRVLDEVVGQQHLLKPGSPLRRLVGEGGGGPAGPSSVILWGPPGTGKTTLAYVVSKATNKRFVELSAITAGVKEVRAVIDGARRATGGYGKETVLFLDEIHRFSKAQQDSLLPAVENRWVTLIAATTENPYFSIISPLLSRSLLLTLEPLTDEDLRGLLRRAVTDERGLGGSLTLPEDAEAHLLRIAGGDARRALTALEAGAGSALAQRETEITLRTLEESVDRAAVKYDRDGDQHYDVASALIKSIRGSDVDAALHYLARMIEAGEDPRFIARRLMISASEDIGLADPTALPTAVAAAQAVAMIGFPEAALTLSHATIALALAPKSNAATTAIGAALEDVRKGLAGSVPPHIRDGHYKGAAKLGHAQGYVYPHDVPGAIAAQQYAPDEVKDKRYYTPTRYGAEARYADVVDKVRERLRGDG
- a CDS encoding DUF2470 domain-containing protein; its protein translation is MPSAAERTRTLVQSTCSSVLLVPGLNGAPVHQLMPEARSVGADGDLHLTFAADSPVVRAASRAKDDELSAVLELTDVAPVSVPHRIRGRAWLSGWLTRLPDDAPESRAVAGPAGVLGPSEWATLRLETGDISVDDLWGTEQVEAEEFATAAADPLVEYEAELLQHLHTGHSAEVQRLRELLGTREEAAGSLAVPVALDRFGLRVRFTGVQCFDARFDFPEPVRDVHGLRRAMHILFDAVSR